gccatccgtaaACACcgagaccagcctctctccagcctctttagagcccccttcaggaaggtgaagaaTGCTATGAAATCGACCCTCCCTCTTTTATTCTgcaactaaatgagcccaaacgcctcagcctctcctcacaggtcgcctgctccagccccttcatcatttttgttgccctccactgggtcctctccagcgcatccacatcctttctgtaccggGGGACCCAGAAGTGGGCgctatactccagatgtggcctgagcaATGCCGAACAGGGGGGATAGTAACTGCTcctgatctgctggaaatgctcctcctcctgcaccccaatgtgACTTTAGCCTTCGTGGCttcaaggacacactgttggctCTTATCCAGCCTCTCGTCCTCTGAATTCCCGAGGTCCTTTTCTCCTTCACTGCTActcagccagtcggtccccagcctccagcaatggttgggattcttccaccccacctgcaggactctgcacttctccttgttgaacctcatcagatttctttggcccaatcctccaatttatccagcttaccctggaccctgtccctgcctTGCAACATATCCACCTGTCCCCCTACCTCCCTGCTCtctgcaaatttgttgagggtgccacacatcccctcatccaggtcattaataaagatgttgaacaatattgtcccTAGAACCAATACATGGGCCCCCCACTTCAAACCAGTCACTAACTagacattgaaccattgaccatGACTCGTTGGGCCCAACTTTCTAGCCAGTTTTCTGTCCCTCTTCCAGTCCATGTGTCCAACCCATACGCCCTTAACTGGCAGACAAGTATTTGAAtggagactgtaacaaaagctttgctgaaatcaaggaaTATCACATCCCTTGacgtccccatgtccacagagcctgttaccgcGTCATAGAAGCTAACGAGGCTGGtcgggcaggacttgcccttgctTTTCATTCCCCACCAGCGTTAGCTGGGGGAGTCACCCTGAGCAGTGGGTGTATGTGCACCAGGCTGTCCCCTGAAGCCTCTGCGGAGAGCTGGGTGGGATTGTCCAGGAAGTGGtctgcagctggtggctggaggctCCAAGGGAGGGCTGCCTGAGGGCTTGCTCCATGGTATGACATCTTCCCTTGCCGCTCGGCGATCTCTTCAGCAGGCACCATGGGCGGCGGCCTCTGGGCCCTGGTGGCACACGCGTGTCTGTCCGGCCACCAGTGAAATCTCACCGTCACTGCTGCCTGTGGAACACAGTGCCGCGGTTGGGTGCCCTGCCCTACGCAGCTACGGCCACGCACGTGGGCGATCCTCCCGGTGTCCCCACCCCTCCCGGGGGCCGCGGTcgccggggctggggcgggggtcccttaGGGCCAGGCTGAAGTCAGGCTGTGGCGTGTACAGCgtgtggggagccggggggcgCATTCAGCCGGACGGATGGAACCTTGCGGCCTCCCCACAAGCCAAGGCTGCCTCAGAGAAGATGCCCAGGGCCGGAGGGCAGGAGAGCAATTCCAGGCTGCTAGGTAGAAGCGCTGGGGGCCCAGGCCTGCACAGCCCATTGCCATGACAGCCTGGAGGGGCTGCCCTGGTGCCCAGTGAGTGGCCGGCTGCGGTGCTGGGAGCGCGTTCCTGGCACTGCCAGGGCCTCCGCTTGCTCCCCCAGGGGAGTCACCAAGGGCCTTATCCCGGAAAAGCCAAATAGCCTCATCTCACCCCCACTTCCACAAGGCCACGACCCTTCTatgcccccccccactcactccatccccctccctcctcacTCACAtgcaccataagaacataagaacataagaatggccatactgggtcagaccaaaggtccatccagcccagcatcccatctgccgacggtggccaatgccaggtgcccccgaggaggagaacagaagacaatgatcaagtgatttatctcctgccatccagctcctgcccttgttctgaaggctagggcaccatactttatccctggctaatagccatttatggacctaacctgcaaaaatttatcaagctcttttttaaaccctaatagagtcctggccttcacagcctcctcgggcaaggagttccacaggttgactgtgcgctgtgtgaagaaaaatttccttttattagttttgaacctactacccatcaatttcatttggtgtcccctagttcttgtattatgggaaaaggtaaataatttttctatatttactttctccacaccattcatgattttatatacttctatcatatcgcccctcaattgcctcttttccaaactgaaaagtcccagtctctctagcctctccccatatgggacccattccaagcccctaatcatcttagtcgccctgttctgaaccttttctaatgccaatatatctcttttgaggtgaggagaccacatctgcacgcagtactcaagatgtgggcgtaccatagttttatataggggaagtatgatatcttttgtcttattatcgatcccttttttaataattcctaacatcctatttgccttactaactgccgctgcacactgcgtggatgttttcagagaactatccactataactccaagatccctttcctgatctgtcgtagctaaatttgaccccatcatgtactacgtgtaatttgggttattttttccaacatgcattaccttacacttacccacattaaatttcatttgccattttgctgcccaatcattcagtttgctgagatctttttgtagttcttcacaatcccttttggttttgactgtcctgaacaacttgggctacgtctacacgtgacgcctacttcgaagtagcctatttcgatgtggagacatcgaaataggctatttcgatgaataacgtctacacatcctccagggctggcaacgtcgatgttcaacatcgacgttgcacagcaccacatcgaaataggcgcagcgagggaacgtctacacgccacagtagcacacatcgaaataagggtgccaggcacagctgcagacagggtcacagggcggactcaatagcaagccgctcccttaaagggaccctcccagacacacttgcacgaaacagcacaagatacacagagccgacaacgagttgcagaccctgtgcatgcagcatgaatcccccgctgcagcagcagcagccagaagtcctgggctaagggctgctgcacacggtgaccatagagccctgcatgcgctggagagacagcgtctctcaaccccccagctgatggccgccatggaggaccccacaatttcgatgttgcgggacgcgcaacgactacatggtccctacttcgaagttgaacgtcgaagtagggcgctattcccatcccctcatggggttagcggcttcgacgtctcgccgcctaacgtcgatgttaacatcgaaatagcgcccaacatgtgtagccgtgacgggcgctatttcgaagttggtgccgctacttcgaagtagcgtgcacgtgtagacacagctttggtgtcatctgcaaactttgccacctcactgcttacctcattttctagatcattgatgaacaagttgaacaggatcggtcccaggactgacccctggggaacaccactagttaccctcctccattgtgaaaatttaccatttattcccaccctttgttttctgtcttttaaccaattcccgatccatgaaaggatctttcctcctatcccatgaccacctaatttacataaaagcctttggtgtgggaccgtgtcacaggctttctggaaatctaggtatattatgtccactgggtgcccgtTGTCCGCATCTTTagtaaccccttcaaagaattctaatagattagttagacacgacttccctctgcagaagccatgctgacttttgcccaacaattcgtgctcttctacgtaccttgcaattttattctttactagcgtttctactaatttgcctggtactgatgttaaacttatcggtctataattgccagggtctcctctagagcctgttttaaatattggtgttatattggccgtcttccagtcatttggtaccaaagtggatttaaaggataggttacaaaccactgttaataactcctcAAGCTCCCCCTcgaaactcccctctcaaaactccctcctgttagcaggcaccctgttcgcgagcacccggtcggaAAGCACCAGGacggggagggagtttgggtgtgggaggaggtgcagagtGCAGCCTGAGCCGGGGGGGTTGGGTGTGGGAGTGTCTCTAGGCTGCattgggcaggggggtgggaggtagGAGGAAGTGCAGGTGGGGTCTTGGAGGGTGGGTGGCGTTTGGGCTCTGGGCTGTGTCCAGAGAGGGGGTTGGGATATAGGaggtgcagggtgcaggtgggtgcagggggtggggggtggggttgggctgtgcctggggaagggggggctgtgatggggttctggggtcccccaagctctgcaccccgtccgcaggcaggagagtctctcactcagcaggaaaacagcaggtttattagccgacaggacacagcgtcgttcagaggagtcagtgcagccggcagagacagccagtcccatccatgttggggagaggaggccccgaggggcccccagagccggggcctggccccctcctttgtctctctctccctcagcccagaccaactgcttccaactcccagttccaattcaaacccctcaggctccacctcctcctttgtctgcagtacaaaggtgttacctggtcatcaaggttaccctcagcaggaccccacaccctctgtgagtcactcacatacacacaggtatcccccactccatcacaggtggGGATGTAGAAGGAGGTGGAGGGCAcaggtgagtgcagggggtgggggtggggttgggctgtacctggggagggggtggggatatagaaggaggtggagggcacagatgggtgcagggggtgggggtgggggtggggttgggctgtgcctggggagggggtggggatgtaggaggaggtggagggcacaggtgggtgcaggggtggggggtggggttgggctgtgcctggggagggggtggggatgtaggaggaggtggaggacagaggtgggtgcagggggtgggggtggggttgggctgtgcctggggaggggttgggatgtaggaggaggtggagggcacaggtgggtgcagggggtgggggtggggttgggctgtgcctggggaggggttgggatgtaggaggaggtggagggcacaggtgggtgcagggggtggaggtggaggtggaggtctgtccaatatacaaagcatctgggcattgctggcacatgatggcatatatgatgttagtagaggagcatgagaaagtgcccgtgattctgtgagtaacctggttaggtccagtgatggtatttccagagaactGTTCAAgaaaatgtttatgaatttcccttcaccTGCCCTGCACCACCACCTAATCTGGACTAACTTGAAGTTTtattctctaatttctccaatGGTGGGAAAAGACGACTTTCTGTACTGTTTTTTTGAAGGCTCCCTtgacctctttgttcctcagagtgtaaattatggggttcaacgctGGTGAGATGATTGAGTTCAAGAGAGAAATCATAAGGCTACCCTCTGCGCTAGAGCCAGACTTGGGCCCAAGGTAGGTGATAATggccgttccatagaacacagtcaccaccgtgaggtgggaggagcaggtggagaaggctttacgccttccctgtgccgatggcagcttgaggatggtggagatgatGTGGACataggacaggagtatcaacaggaaagggcccaGGATGAACAGAGATGACACAATAAGGAGCATCAACTCGTTTTTGGAGGTGTCAGCACAGGCCTTCTGCATCACGGGTGGGATGtcgcagaagaagtgggggatgcggttggagccgcagaagggcaggctgaagagccaTCTGGCCTGAGCGGCTTCCACCGAAATGCCAATGAACCAGGAAACCCccgcgagcagagcacacacccggccgctcatgatggttgtgtagtgcagggggtgacatatggccacgtagcggtcgtaggccatggctgcgaggaggcagcattccGTCAGGCCCATGATGGCGTTGACATACatccccgctgcacaagctgcaatggagatggtcttttcctccaccaggaggtgagccaggagctgagggaccacactgctggtgaagcagatttccgaggcagacaggttcaccaggaagaaatacatgggggtgtggagggaggggctcagctttatcagcagaataacgagcaggttccccatcagggtgagcaggtagatgaccagaagcaccacaaacagaaggatctgcagctcgttaaggtacgagaaccccaccaggatgaacacatgggtgatggtctggttccctccagggtcgctctcggaagaggtcatctgtagggaTGAGACAGAGACTTGATTTGGGACATGCAGTAATGAGGGGCCTAGTGCCTAAACAATGGCCAACGCCCAGCGAGAGCACCTCAAGCCTGGACAGCAGAGGGTTAACTCCGCTGAACGAAACGCCAACTGTGAGCTCGGCAGGTGGTGCTCAGAGGAAGGTGCCAGAGACGACAAGGACGAGATTCTCGGTGCCGAGCACTCAGTGACGCACAACAACATTTCACTCGGGGAACAGGACGTCCGAGCTGGTACCACACACTGCCCTCGGATTGACAGGCACATCCCACCCCGGGtcagggtggcagcagcagggagagtgTTTGAGTGAACCCTGGTGTACAAGGCACTGGGCGGTATCTAGTTATGTCAAGGGGCGTCCCCTGACTACAACTAGGGGAGGCCCCTGGAGTGCATCAGAGACGCATAACTTGTTTGGACCTGGGTATGAGAGTCTCTGTTATTAGGACTGCCTTGGCCAGCTCAGCAGACAGACTGGGGCGCTCCTGCCCCCTGGATAAAGCCGAGGTCATTGTCATGATGTGTGCATGTACCAATGGCAGGTCTAAATGAGGCCTCCAGGGCCTTAGAGCACATGCGCTATTGACAGTAAACCTGGTTCCAGATCCTTGGTACCTCACTTGATTTGGGGTTCTGGGGGCTCTGGAAGACTGCGGTGCGGGCTAATGCAAAGCCGACACTGCTTT
The window above is part of the Carettochelys insculpta isolate YL-2023 chromosome 32, ASM3395843v1, whole genome shotgun sequence genome. Proteins encoded here:
- the LOC142005039 gene encoding olfactory receptor 10A4-like, which encodes MTSSESDPGGNQTITHVFILVGFSYLNELQILLFVVLLVIYLLTLMGNLLVILLIKLSPSLHTPMYFFLVNLSASEICFTSSVVPQLLAHLLVEEKTISIAACAAGMYVNAIMGLTECCLLAAMAYDRYVAICHPLHYTTIMSGRVCALLAGVSWFIGISVEAAQARWLFSLPFCGSNRIPHFFCDIPPVMQKACADTSKNELMLLIVSSLFILGPFLLILLSYVHIISTILKLPSAQGRRKAFSTCSSHLTVVTVFYGTAIITYLGPKSGSSAEGSLMISLLNSIISPALNPIIYTLRNKEVKGAFKKTVQKVVFSHHWRN